DNA from Rhipicephalus microplus isolate Deutch F79 chromosome 5, USDA_Rmic, whole genome shotgun sequence:
aatgatcacgttatccaggtaacacaaacatgtcgaccatttaaatcgttgtaggagcgtgtccatcattctctcggagatcgctggagcgttgcagaggccgaatggcatgaccttgaattggtaaagaccgtcagggggtaacgaaggtggtcttttctcggtccatgtcatctacagcaatttgccagtagccagatcggaggtcgagagatgaaaagaaggtggcgccatggaggcaatcgagggcatcgtcaatgcgtggtagagggtacacgtcttttttgttaattttgttgaggtggcgataatcaacgcagaaacgccatgagccatATTTATTTttcactaataccacgggagttgcccaagggctcgttaatggttcgattacgtttttcgtaagcattttggccacttctttctgaatcacttctcgctcggacgctgacacgcggtacggccgatgGTTAATGGGTGCAGAGTCACCAGCGTTGATTCGGTGAgggacaattttagtctggcccaagggacgatcgtcggtgtcgaaaatgtcactgtatgaggccaaaacttggcagagagcgtcggcctggtgaggcgacagctccgatctaATCAGgtttcgaaaaataccatcgtcGGAGCTGGGTGACCATGAGACTGCGCTTCGggcaagagcagatacagcgacaacactgacatcgtcctctgttatggcagttagctgggctagagacatctggcagggcaacacttgaggggtgaaacaaaagttaaggagcggaagtaacacacagttattcgctatggtcgcgatggtatagggcacagtaacactgcgcgtcagccgaacgtcagtaattggcgtaacgatataatcaccgccAGGAACGGGAGGAGgtgatgacaaagacacgtacgtgacggctcgaggtggcaggcgaacgaaagtggttgggctaaAGCGgatggtgggctttgcagagtagtcggcaaagattggaagATCAAGGCTGAgagtaccagacgaacaatcaattaaggccgagtgtgccgaaaggaaatcaaggccaagtatgaggtcatgagggcagcaggctagcacggcaaaaaagaccacggcgtgacgaccggcaatgctgacacgagcagtgcacactccgattactggtacagtaccgccatcggcaacacgtattgcctgcgtcgtagatggcgtcataatcttttgtaagcggcagcgtagagaagcgctcataatagacaagtgcgcacctgtgtcaatgagggcggtcacaggaacatggtcgacttgtacttcaagcaggctgtggtgcgtgggaagcgtcagtagaggattttcggccgtcattggtattgcagcttcacctctataagctgcaatatctagttttcctcctGCGGTCGTCCAGaaaagctcggcgaggaaaagcgccgagatAACGGAGAGCGGGAtcggcgacgtagcggcgacggggagcgagagctgcggtgaccggacgaaggggcgtcagtggaaggctcgtaagatgacgacgaatagaaattgaagggtgcgccgactgaacgtcgaggggtcgtcagatgcatgagcgccgaggtagagaaagtctgacgtggttggtttgaccgacggcggcggcaatagcgagaaacgggcccaggctggtggcaggagaaacaaataggccggtcgtcgggtgttcgccattctgaagggttacggaaggacattgttggaggtgaacggcgagcgtgtcctcgggagtaagaCGGAACTTCAGGGCAAGTCAAGAGACATGCttacggctgttgttggtcagaggcaaGCGTTGCGAAAAcaggtggctgaagaggagccggacaggcggcttcgatttcccgacgaacaatgcgtgtgactatGTCATACGTGGGAGACTGACGGGCGGCTTCAaacgatgaggttgcggccgtgttgggcagccgggtgaatcactgagtaatacggcggctcttggcttcttcgaaccgccggcactatTTATTGATGGCGTCGAcagtggcaacgttgttgtaaactagaagattaaatgcgtcgtctgctatgcctttcagcagaATGGCCACTTTCTctgactcactcatgtgctcgtcaatctggcggcatagggcgatgacgtcgtgaatgtacgcgacgtacgactccgtcgacgtctgtgcacgagccgccagttgattctgcgctgcgatctgccgcccaacggtgtcgccaaaaaggtcgcggatcttctttttaaaggagtcccagctcgtaatctccgcttcgtgcgtctcgaaccacactcgcggtgggccatcgaggtaaaaaagcacattggcaagcataagagtcgggtcccacctcttgattgcgctgacccgttcgtaccggttgatccatttgtcgacgtcaacgccatcctgaccggaaaatacaccgggatcacgagcaggaggtagaacggcGTATGTGGAAGTCACggaaggggcaggtggtgaagacgatggttgttcaacctgtgacatggttggacctatgatgatgcggccgttgcggagctttgtgatgaagacggggaagtacccagcacgtccaccacaaagatgttacgtaaaaatgacacgaggcgtgtctatttaaaatctatattcaaactaatgcgtatggcgtcgactaagatggaggacagcacgcacaaccgacagaccacttcctcgttgtcgtcttctgaccgctgatatgtcagctacgtagcaatatattccccatatagaagcaccgccatccagcggacattctaaggactaaacaagcacacgcacacttccttacggcttgcgcttcgggtctacttcccacctttcaccacctcgagttcattcatggtatatactagttcattgtattcatggcactgcggctcaacgctcactaaacctttttaaaactaaggaggttacacccagcgagtataacgtagcaaccctttcttgtcagatagtgctcaatgtacatgccaatggctgctaatggggatcgcagcgtgtgcgttaactaaaaaccgaatgctcctgtctttcatttcccattaacagccatcgacgtgtacattgagcactattttttattgttcaacaacgcacataagaaatctttcaccggcaccaccttggaggtcaaaaatttatagttgttacacactactacaacggctacgagggacgaacgagtgtcgctataaggagcttcgcccctaaaaaatgacaAGGAAAAGTTCCTGTGCGGGGCGTCGAATAAGTGACTTCACGCTCCTCAACACACGAAGCTAACGACTATGCCACAAGCGTCTAAACGCACTTTGCGCATCGTTCAAACGCTATCCCCGTACCATTGCTAATAATGCTGACTGATCCTCCGGCATGAGGAGTAGACGCCAGAGCTGGCACCATGCCAGGGGGCCGGATGGGCTTTTGTCTTAAAAACTTGTGGTCCAAGTGATGgtatgatgtcagtgcacgtaaaAAACGTCAGATGGTTAGAATTTCTGGAGCGCCCAATTTCAgggcctgattgattgattggtttgtggggtttaacgtccaaaaaccccgatctgtttatgagagacgccttggtgtagggctccggaaattttgaccacctggggttctttaacgtgcactcttatctgagcacacgggcctacaacatttctgcctccatcggaaatgcagccgccgcagccgggattcgatcccgctacctgcgggtcagcagctgagtacgtaagccactagaccaccacggcggagcaatCTCAGGGCCTGGACTGTCGCAGATGTTACCATAGTTGTCCTGGAATAGGGACCCTCCCCGTTTTATTTGAATTTTCATAATAcaatgttttcatcatcatcaactgcATTGGGTCTCGTTAACATACCGTAGTATTGGCATGCATAAAACGTCATATATTATCACGACCAGTGTTAAAATTGTACCATGATAATTGCGTGAAGCAACTGTAAATTTTATTTCGCTGTTACTAGAAAAGTGCAGCAAAAGACTTGATTTCACGGGGTATCACGCGTTCCACTTCATATTAGTACGCAGTACACGTTAGACATTCATACTGTTATGATTTATTTTGCAACAAAATAAGCGCTGTTCATTGCTGATACTTTTGTCTTTCCATTAAAAGATAACTTTTACATAAGCGGCACTTATATGACTTCCTACTCAGCCCGGTAATGACGCTCACATTCCTCTAATTTTTCTAAACTCGTGCCTCCTCATTACAAGCGGGCTTGAGACGTTGAATTTACCATTTTCATGCAACCAATAATGATCGACCATGCTGGCAGACAGTGCCTCGTGGCGTTTAGCAAACCGCACGAGCTCCTGTGTATCTTGGTAAGAAATGACGAGACAGCAAAAACGTTTGAGAGGCCACAGCCACAAATATAGTAGACGGTTTCATGTAGTCACAACTTGAATGTTATATCTGAAAAAGTACAATGCCTTAATCGTCTAACTACAATGTTTCGGAAGGAATGTATTATATACGTGGTAAATTATTCCGCGAAAAGTGTGGGATGACCGTGAACTCCATGAGCGGGCCCCTAAGTACATGGCTACATTGGGTCTTAGCCACCTTTCGTGCTTAGCTCAGCCACCTAGTTTGGAAAGAGACATTGTCACTAAGACGCTGTGTTATGTTTCACGCTGTCACATTCGACCATGTCGTCAGTTTTCTATATATATCACGTTTTCTCTAGATTAGAGAGGTAGCTTATAGCATTCCTTCTGTCCGAGCTGACAAACATGAAATTTTGGCAGGGATGCGGAATTCGACCCTTCCCGGAATTGCACGCTCGTTAATTTCACACATATGTGGCACAATTCACATCGATAGAGCTTCTAATTCAATcgccgctctttttttttcttgagcgtgGAATTCATAGTTGCATGTGAACTCTGCACGCTTTTTGTGAAGCCCTTACTGAGAGAATGCTAATTGCTGAAAACCTGACTAAGATACTCACTGCTCCTGTTGTGTCTGCATATTGCGTATATTAAGAGACATCTGTAAGGGTGTTTTCAGCACTACGGCAAACAAAACTATCGCATGACTGACGCAGGTTTTCGTCTGCACGAAGAATGATGGCGACGGGGTGTGGACGGCGACTCAGTTTCTACTACCGCTTGCTGCAGCGCACCGTTATCCAGTACCAGGACCCCGTGACGGGGTTGGTACCGTTGCAGAAATACGAGCACCACACCTGGGTCCGCGACAACGTCTACTGTGCTCTCGGCATCTGGTCCCTCTCTCTCGCCTACCGCAAAAACACCGAGTTGGACGAAGATCGAGCACGCACCTACGAGCTGGAGCGATGCTGCGTCAAGCTCATGCGAGGTCTGCTCGTGGCGATGATGCAGCAGGCGGACAAAGTGGAGCGCTTCGTGGAAACGCGGAGCCCGCAAGACTGTCTGCACGCCAAGTACAACTCGACCTCGGGGCTGAGCTGCGTAGGCGACGAAGACTGGGGACACTTGCAGCTGGACGCGACGTCGCTGTTCTTGCTAGCCCTCGCCCAGATCACGGCGTCGGGCCTTAACATTGTGTACAACCTCGACGAGGTGGCCTTCGTGCAGAACCTGGTCTTCTACGTCGAGGATGCCTTCTGCACGCCTGATTACGGCATGTGGGAGCCAGGAGACAAGACAAACCGTGGCATACGCGAGCTCAACTCCAGCTCGGTGGGTCTCGCAAAAGCAGCGCTCGAGGCGCTCAATGAACTCGACCTGTTCGGCGGCCTCGGCGGTCAGCCGTCGGTGGTGCACGTTCTGCCAGACGAGGCGCAGGAGTGCGACGCAGTGCTCACGTCCATGCTGCCGCGCGAGTCCAGCTCCAAAGAAGTGGACGCGGCGCTTCTGTCCACCATAAGCTTCCCAGCATTTGCCGTCACGGACATCGAGCTTATCGAGCTCACGCGCAACACGATCGTCGAAAAGCTGAACGGCCAGTACGGCATGAAGCGGTTCCTGCGCGACGGCTACAAGACCGCGCGGGAGGACAGGAACCGACTTTACTACGAACCGTGGGAGCTGCAGGGCTTCGAGAACATCGAGTGCGAGTGGCCGCTCTTTTACTGTTACATGATGATCGACGCCTCATACAGGGGAGACCGTAACGCGATGGATGAGTACAGCAACATGCTGGAGCGAATCTGCATTCGTACCGATGAAGGCCTGCGCCTGGTGCCGGAGATGTACGCCGTGCAAGCGGACAAGGTCATCAAGGAGGCACAGACGCCGCACAGCCAGCATCGTCTGCCCATCGGAGAGATTCCGTTTCTGTGGGCGCAGTCGCTGTACGTCCTGGCGCACCTCCTACATGACGAGTTCATCAGTCCGGGGGAGTTGGATCCGCTCAACCGACGCCTGGGATTGATCAAAAGTCCCGACGTCGTTGTTCAGGTGTGGTTTTTCTACGCATACTGGAGCATAATATCTCGTACAGAGATAGTCATCACTGAAGGTTGAGGGGCGTGGCAATGACGAATTAAGGAACATATGCAACGTGCCGCTAAGTTAACATGTACAAGAGTGAAAAAAGCAACGGTCACGCGAGCAGGTGTTGATCGAGTTGCTTAACTTATTGTGCTACTGAAGTAACTACTCAGATAAAACCTGGGGCTATTACAAAATGTCTAGCTTAACTTGTTTCGTGTCGCAGGCCTCGTCTACATTTCTTTGTGATGTCATTATAAATTGAACGTTTGACTTGACTGATAATCCGCGCGCACGGCGAAAGTGTTCTGCTGACTTGGAAGACGCGCTTCTAGAAAAAGATAACAGATCCCTTAAGCTACAGTATAGCTTCGTTGTGAGTCATAATTCATTAATTAATCTTTCTGGCAAAAAAGCTTAATAAATAATTGAGTCTGTCTATAAATTGCCACAGTTTAAAAATGTGGTGACATGTTCATCGAACCAGAAACGAATGGACGCTTCTCGGAGGGCAATCTAACGAAGGAAATATTTGGTGTGACGTGTTAAAACCGGGATATGATTATCAACTATGCCGTAAGGGGAGTACTCTGAGTTAAATTCTAACTCAGAGGGTCTCTGGTTTGACTCTACGTTCAGGCACCAGCAAATCTTGCGACTGCATCTTGTAATACGCTGCCAGGTAGAAGAAAGACCAGAGGAAACAAAAGGGGACACAGGTTATCTTCTTTGCTTGGCCTACCATGCAGCGCATCACAAAATAAATTCTTGTTAACTAGCCCCCGTTTCAATCTCAATAAATGTTGCGAAATTACTTCTTCTCCAGGTGTTAAAAACAGACGTCCATTTATGGCTGATAGGAAGGCGAACTGCCAAACCGCCATCTTTAGTGTAACGCCGATGTTCTCGATCCCACCTCCCCGCCTCCTTTTTGAGGGTGGGATAAAATTGCCGGCCATGGTGGCTGCTTTTTCTATGGAGGTAAAGGTGTTTGAGGTCAGTACTTAGGcgtacgttaaacaaccccaggtggtcgatatttccaaaGCCCTAGACTACGGCATTCCTCATTACcatatcgtcgttttgggacattaaaccccggggtttaacgtctcaaactATATTATCCTTTTCGAGGACACGCTGTAAACAGCTCCGTTCCGCCTACTTTACAAATTGATATCTGACTACAAAGGTATTTTTGCATTTCAGTCTCACTGAAGCGCAACTAAAATGCTGTAagagacagaagaccagcaaagGATCCTAAGACAAAGAGAGCAGCATTGATCAATTCAGCACGTTCTAGCTTAACGGCACGAACAAACTAACGAAGGATATAGCCGTAACAACTCGTTGTCAAATCGTATAGCAATTGATGTAATTTTATAGAAGTGATGTAATACATTGCTAGACGAATACCCCTAGAAAAATAATCATGATGTTAAGGAGGGAGGCAGAGGCTCCTATTTCTTTTTCCTAGACTAGTCCACAGTACCGTTACACATGCAGCTCGTGATCACCAGGTAGCTTAGATCAATTTTTCTTGCAATGTTTGTTTTTTTATCGTTTTCAGTTGTGAGGAATGTCGCGCGTTGTCAGAGCGTTCTTTGATAAACTTCAGTTTTCCCAAGCTGCTGCGTGAGATGTAATGGTAATCGTTCTGTTTGATACTACTGGACGCACATATTATTCCGTTTATTGGTCTTCCTCTTTCATAGCCTGGTTACCTTGCGTGGTGACCAGATAATAACTGGTACTTTATAGTTATGTCTGCTTCTAACCCAGGTTGTACTGCTGGTCGAAAATTCTCAGTTGTGGGAGACGTACCGCAACATATGTCCCGACATACAAATGCTGAGCGACGTGAACTTGGTAGAGATACATCCTGCCCGGGTATTGGGCAAACTGTACACTTACCTGGGCCGCAATAGAAAGTTGGGTCTCTCTGGACGACAGAGCAGAGACGTAGGGCTGCTGGCTACGAGTAAGCTTTACAGCCTCCAGGACCAACTGTTCTTGTTCGCGCCCCAGAACCTGGACAGCGAGGAGTTCCACCTCGTCAACGACGTCGACCTGTTTGTTGCTACGCTGCGCTCAAACATCGCGGTGCTTCGCTCAcactggcagttgctgggtcgaCCTATCATGGTCGTAATCCTCAGGCAGCGACAGCTGGTCCGCAACGAGCCGCCACCTATGCTGAGGCAAACCATCAAGAAGCTGCACAGCGGCTACATCAACGGCACGCGCGTCGTCTTGGGAAAGCTCGGCGACTTCCTGAGCACCTCGTGCATCGCCAGCCTCGACTTCCTGGGCAACGCCGAGGACGGGGAACCGGAGGTACTGCCGGCCCCCGTCCAGCACTACTTGGACAACGACGTGCGCCAACCGGCCGCCATGCGCACCGACTACGTTCGAAGCTACATATTCCTGCGTGGCTCACCGGGCAGCGGCTCACCACGCCGCAGATCTGTGTTCGCGGGTAGCATTTGGCGTAGCCGTTCCCTCGGTGGTACGGAGCATCCGAAACCCGAAAGCGAACATGCCGGTGTGGCAACACCGGCGGCGGCTGACGAAGACAACGTGCCGACACTGATGTCTCGGTGCGGCTCGATTGAGGAATCactgctgccgctgccgccgtACAAGAGCGCCTCCGAGCTGCATCTGGACCAAGTGGCTGAGCAGGAACTTCTGATTACGCTGAGTCAAACTGACTCGCTTGAGGAACAGGGAGACATCCTCCACTACTTGGCTATGCGAAAGGGTCTGTCCTGGGACACGGGCCTCGGCAAGCCGCACTCGGATATCACCGTCCGCGACCTTTTTCACGAGTTCTACGAGCACGCAGTGAACGAGCGCAAGTGGGCGCTTGTGCGCCACTTTGCCAGCGCTCTCGGCAAGCGATTCGCAGACCTAGCCAAATCCGTCACGGACCTACTCGTTCGTCAGAAACAGGTCACGGTGGGCATGCCTCCGCACAGCGAAGAGGTGATCACGCGGCCCCTGACCACCAAGGAACTGCGCAAGATCATTGCGCGCGCCCACGAGGGCGATCAGAGTACCGCCATGCTTACGCAGGAGCTGCTCGCCTACCTGGCCATGTTCATTCGTGCAAGCCCACACCTGTTTCGTGGGATGCAGCGCCTGCGTGTTGGCCTCATCATACAGGTACGTGGTGCCGTTGTATACCGGCGTCTGATGCAAACTTCTTGAACAGGCCTGTCGATGGAGCCAACGTTTCCGTATGCGGTTTAGTCTTCTCCAAGGCAGTAACCCGATGATTTGAAGGAGTCAAGGCCACTTTCTCCAAACGTTGGCTTCAGCGACAACATGGATTGCAAGGGCGCAAAACTTTGGGGGCTCGGCTTGTCGGTCGTCTACTTTCTCATGCCGCGTGGTCACGAAAAACAGCATCAGTGCCAGATTTAGTGTGGGATTTGCATCAACACCAGTGTCCATCGAAGAATGATATTTGATCAGGACTTAATGTGAGATTTTGAACTATACACCAAGACATGCACGAGAACTACATTAGCGTTACGTTAACTGCACACTTAGCGCTGTATTAGAGCAGAATTAGAGCTACAgtaagcattgattgatatgtggggtttaacgtcccaaaaccactctatgattatgagagacgccgtagtggagggctccggaaatttagaccacctggggttctttaacgtgcacccaaatctgaacacacgggcctacattatttccgcctccAGAGCTACAGTAAGCACTAAATTTAGAATCGAGTTTATCTATTCGAGCCGTAATATCCTGCTGAACCAGCAGCCTTTTTTGGGATT
Protein-coding regions in this window:
- the LOC119173779 gene encoding putative phosphorylase b kinase regulatory subunit alpha yields the protein MMATGCGRRLSFYYRLLQRTVIQYQDPVTGLVPLQKYEHHTWVRDNVYCALGIWSLSLAYRKNTELDEDRARTYELERCCVKLMRGLLVAMMQQADKVERFVETRSPQDCLHAKYNSTSGLSCVGDEDWGHLQLDATSLFLLALAQITASGLNIVYNLDEVAFVQNLVFYVEDAFCTPDYGMWEPGDKTNRGIRELNSSSVGLAKAALEALNELDLFGGLGGQPSVVHVLPDEAQECDAVLTSMLPRESSSKEVDAALLSTISFPAFAVTDIELIELTRNTIVEKLNGQYGMKRFLRDGYKTAREDRNRLYYEPWELQGFENIECEWPLFYCYMMIDASYRGDRNAMDEYSNMLERICIRTDEGLRLVPEMYAVQADKVIKEAQTPHSQHRLPIGEIPFLWAQSLYVLAHLLHDEFISPGELDPLNRRLGLIKSPDVVVQVVLLVENSQLWETYRNICPDIQMLSDVNLVEIHPARVLGKLYTYLGRNRKLGLSGRQSRDVGLLATSKLYSLQDQLFLFAPQNLDSEEFHLVNDVDLFVATLRSNIAVLRSHWQLLGRPIMVVILRQRQLVRNEPPPMLRQTIKKLHSGYINGTRVVLGKLGDFLSTSCIASLDFLGNAEDGEPEVLPAPVQHYLDNDVRQPAAMRTDYVRSYIFLRGSPGSGSPRRRSVFAGSIWRSRSLGGTEHPKPESEHAGVATPAAADEDNVPTLMSRCGSIEESLLPLPPYKSASELHLDQVAEQELLITLSQTDSLEEQGDILHYLAMRKGLSWDTGLGKPHSDITVRDLFHEFYEHAVNERKWALVRHFASALGKRFADLAKSVTDLLVRQKQVTVGMPPHSEEVITRPLTTKELRKIIARAHEGDQSTAMLTQELLAYLAMFIRASPHLFRGMQRLRVGLIIQVMVGEIARTSHLPVDDAADTLLGLSPFHMQSLLLDILSGKELEEDEGTHAASFSSPGMVSPKRSMADAFVHSDMPGSFSNCSQGLWIHRRRLDGALNRVPVGFYTHVWCILERCPSVWVRGYCLSQALTKEMTNGELKFALRVEEMLNMVPEPEYRQLLVETLMVLSLAVENDTVTKFNMLIDIESIVQRADGLFLEDQRACQGNATLCCTTDTRVGMPCQSSGGNCEHFYDLAPSGMYGTMTYLMRSVAYTLPDVSISLDCTPS